In the genome of Pseudoliparis swirei isolate HS2019 ecotype Mariana Trench chromosome 3, NWPU_hadal_v1, whole genome shotgun sequence, one region contains:
- the snx19a gene encoding sorting nexin-19a — protein sequence MLESAMELKERARRVDRKALVQRLLELYGCHLESCLAARQIQSTQKQSFGLWQLYSEVGAPHPAVSSAAAELSYSRALVNLVLHVLVPHPHMETRTGGYMVTEIITCNVLLPLISRVSDPDWLNQTVVDVITRSGEPQEINVAEFPAALYRCQILQESWTTCKSLSSSDPASFNSRNSYDFDDLQSRSSICERDSSQNSMVSLTSAGKVDGCHAGLLTPCRVNCCSLPSGRYSHSPEPKLISLDSLIQLDSEEDLTGGFCDCGSPTNICNTITLKYDEAFGCFGPLKNLGPKMAAPEDSQWPAGIAQEKSQTYPPRTCNFDASNNQAAPVNIQNVQISGIVAAKEQRGTGTHPYTLYTVKFETMAPAEDSETLQPVSCHTVNRRYSEFLNLQTRLEEKPEVKKVIKNVKGPKKMFPDLPFGNADNDKVEARKSQLDTFLKQLSSIPETSNSEDLQEFLAVNSDVCTYFERKPFIKSRIDKMMENALDTLKTAFPHPEPLSPTEDLEGDADVRIMDSRKYRRLMFPSKMSTSLNIPDLHPKVTYCFSEGSAILNGMSLSVLESFVKEQERLLCEPNGKETAKQSREPPGTDKKTSGKPPGTDTAVADVALNIVCLLMKDQWSWLCTENIQKTIRLLFGTFIESWLDLGVAHLTSAPCWVIYLQALQEAVWPGGTLPAQPRPERSAPEREETKEQCLDCLMQLLPELITDMLGSEKYRLSLETMLESLQDHMINKHLIYCICDLLLEFLIPESCDEAFQGFLLQSLAKDAERDNPHI from the exons ATGCTGGAGTCAGCGATGGAACTGAAGGAGCGTGCGCGGCGAGTGGACAGAAAAGCCCTGGTCCAGCGGCTGCTAGAGCTGTATGGCTGTCACCTGGAGAGCTGCCTGGCGGCGAGGCAGATACAGTCGACGCAAAAGCAGAGCTTTGGCCTCTGGCAGCTCTACAGTGAAGTTGGTGCCCCTCACCCAGCTGTGAGCAGTGCAGCCGCTGAGCTCAGCTACTCAAGAGCTCTAGTTAACCTCGTCTTACATGTGCTTGTTCCACACCCCCATATGGAAACCAGGACTGGAGGTTACATGGTGACAGAGATCATCACCTGCAATGTGCTGTTGCCGCTCATAAGCAGGGTGTCTGACCCCGACTGGCTCAACCAGACCGTCGTCGATGTAATCACCAGGTCCGGAGAACCACAGGAAATCAATGTGGCTGAGTTCCCAGCGGCTCTATACAGATGTCAGATCCTGCAGGAGTCCTGGACCACATGCAagtcactgtcttcttctgatCCGGCAAGCTTCAACAGCAGAAACAGCTACGACTTTGATGATCTGCAGAGCCGGAGTAGCATCTGTGAGAGGGATTCCTCACAAAACAGCATGGTTAGCCTGACGTCTGCCGGGAAAGTAGACGGTTGCCACGCAGGTTTGCTCACACCATGCAGAGTGAACTGCTGCTCCCTCCCGTCTGGCCGCTACTCCCACTCACCAGAACCCAAATTGATTTCATTGGACTCCTTGATTCAATTAGACTCAGAGGAGGACCTGACAGGAGGCTTTTGTGACTGCGGTTCTCCAACGAACATCTGCAACACGATCACTTTAAAGTACGATGAGGCCTTCGGTTGCTTCGGACCTCTGAAAAATCTTGGGCCGAAGATGGCGGCGCCCGAGGACTCCCAGTGGCCAGCGGGTATCGCCCAAGAGAAATCCCAAACATATCCTCCAAGGACCTGCAACTTCGATGCCTCCAACAACCAAGCTGCACCTGTGAACATCCAGAATGTTCAAATCTCAGGCATTGTCGCTGCAAAGGAGCAGCGGGGCACAGGCACACACCCATATACTCTCTACACTGTAAAG TTTGAGACGATGGCTccagcagaggacagtgaaactTTGCAGCCGGTGTCCTGTCACACTGTCAACCGCAGATACAGCGAGTTCCTCAATCTGCAAACACGTTTAGAGGAGAAGCCTGAGGTCAAGAAAGTAATCAAGA ATGTCAAAGGTCCCAAGAAAATGTTCCCTGACCTCCCATTTGGCAATGCAGACAACGACAAGGTGGAAGCCCGTAAGAGCCAGCTGGACACGTTCCTTAAA caATTAAGCAGCATTCCAGAGACATCCAACAGTGAGGACTTGCAGGAGTTCCTGGCTGTCAACTCAGATGTTTGCACATATTTTGAAAGAAAGCCTTTTATCAAGTCGAGAATAGATAAG ATGATGGAAAATGCTTTAGACACCTTAAAGACAGCTTTCCCTCATCCCGAGCCCCTCAGTCCAacggaggacctggagggagaTGCTGATGTAAGAATAATGGACAGCAGAAAATACAG GAGGCTTATGTTCCCAAGCAAAATGTCCACATCTCTCAACATACCTGACCTGCACCCGAAAGTGACCTACTGCTTTAGTGAAGGCAGCGCT ATCCTCAATGGCATGTCACTGTCGGTCCTGGAGAGCTTTGTCAAAGAGCAGGAACGACTTTTATGTGAGCCGAACGGGAAAGAGACAGCCAAGCAGAGCCGTGAGCCGCCCGGCACAGACAAGAAGACGTCTGGGAAACCTCCTGGCACAG ACACAGCCGTGGCAGATGTTGCCTTGAACATTGTGTGTCTGCTGATGAAGGACCAGTGGAGTTGGCTTTGCACTGAGAACATACAGAAGACCATCAGACTGCTCTTTGGCACCTTCATTGAGAG CTGGTTGGATTTGGGGGTTGCCCACCTGACCAGTGCCCCATGCTGGGTGATTTACCTTCAAGCGCTGCAGGAAGCTGTGTGGCCGGGCGGCACACTGCCTGCTCAACCTCGGCCAGAGCGTAGTGCCCCAGAACGAGAGGAGACCAAGGAGCAATGTCTGGACTGCCTCATGCAGCTGCTGCCAG AGCTCATCACTGACATGTTGGGAAGTGAGAAGTACAGACTAAGCTTGGAGACCATGCTGGAGTCTTTACAGGATCATATGATAAACAA GCATCTGATCTACTGCATCTGTGACCTGCTGCTTGAGTTTCTAATTCCTGAGTCGTGCGACGAGGCCTTCCAGGGGTTTCTGTTGCAGAGCCTGGCCAAAGACGCAGAGAGGGACAATCCTCACATATGA